In one Cervus canadensis isolate Bull #8, Minnesota chromosome 22, ASM1932006v1, whole genome shotgun sequence genomic region, the following are encoded:
- the GLT8D1 gene encoding glycosyltransferase 8 domain-containing protein 1: MSFRKVNIIILVLAVALFLLVLHHNFLGLSSLLRNEVSDSGIVGLQPVDFIPNAPQHVVDGREEEIPVVIAASEDRLGGAIAAINSIQHNTRSNVIFYIVTLNGTAGHLRSWLSSSNLKSIRYKIVNFDTKLLEGKVKEDPDQGESIKPLTFARFYLPILVPRAKKAIYMDDDVIVQGDILALYNTPLKPGHAAAFSEDCDSTSAKVVIRGAGNQYNYIGYLDYKKERIRKLSMKASTCSFNPGVFVANLTEWRRQNITNQLEKWMKLNVEEGLYSRTLAGSITTPPLLIVFYQQHSTIDPMWNVRHLGSSAGKRYSPQFVKAAKLLHWNGHFKPWGRTASYTDVWEKWYIPDPTGKFSLIRRHVEISNTK; this comes from the exons atgTCATTTCGTAAAG TAAACATCATCATCCTGGTCCTGGCTGTTGCTCTCTTCTTACTGGTTTTGCACCATAACTTCCTTGGTCTGAGCAGTTTGCTGAGGAATGAGGTTTCAG ATTCAGGAATTGTGGGGCTTCAGCCAGTGGACTTTATCCCAAatgctccccagcatgtggttGATGGGAGAGAAGAGGAGATTCCTGTGGTCATCGCTGCATCTGAAGACAGGCTCGGAGGGGCCATCGCAGCCATAAACAGCATCCAGCACAATACCCGCTCCAACGTGATCTTCTACATTGTCACACTCAACGGCACAGCAGGCCACCTCCG GTCCTGGCTCAGCAGCAGTAACCTGAAAAGTATCAGGTACAAAATTGTGAATTTTGACACTAAACTTTTGGAAGGGAAAGTAAAGGAGGATCCTGACCAGGGGGAATCCATAAAACCA ttaACCTTTGCAAGGTTCTACTTGCCAATTCTGGTTCCCAGAGCAAAGAAGGCCATATACATGGATGATGATGTAATCGTGCAAG GTGATATTCTTGCCCTGTACAATACACCACTGAAGCCAGGACATGCAGCTGCATTTTCAGAAGACTGTGATTCAACCTCTGCTAAAGTTGTCATCCGTGGAGCAGGGAACCAG TACAATTACATTGGATATCTTGACTATAAGAAGGAAAGAATTCGTAAACTTTCCATGAAAGCCAGCACCTGCTCATTTAATCCTGGAGTTTTTGTTGCAAACTTGACAGAATGGAGAAGACAGAATATAACTAACCAGCTGGAAAAATGGATGAAACTCAATGTAGA AGAGGGGCTATATAGCAGAACACTGGCTGGCAGCATCACAACACCGCCTTTGCTGATTGTGTTTTACCAACAGCACTCCACCATTGACCCTATGTGGAATGTTCGCCACCTTG GTTCCAGTGCTGGAAAACGATATTCACCCCAATTTGTAAAGGCTGCCAAGTTACTCCACTGGAATGGGCACTTTAAGCCATGGGGAAGAACTGCTTCATATACTGATGTCTGGGAAAAATGGTATATTCCGGACCCAACAGGCAAATTCAGCCTAATCCGAAGACATGTGGAGATCtcaaatacaaagtaa
- the SPCS1 gene encoding signal peptidase complex subunit 1 has translation MLEHLSSLPTQMDYKGQKLAEQMFQGIILFSAIVGFIYGYLAEQFGWTVYIVMAGFAFSCLLTLPPWPIYRRHPLKWLPVQDSSTEDKKPGERKVKRHAKNN, from the exons ATGTTGGAGCATCTGAGCTCGCTGCCCACGCAAATG GATTACAAGGGCCAGAAGCTAGCTGAACAGATGTTTCAGggaattattcttttttctgcA atagttggatttATCTACGGGTACCTGGCTGAACAGTTCGGGTGGACTGTCTATATAGTTATGGCTGGATTTGCTTTTTCGTGTTTG CTGACACTTCCTCCATGGCCCATTTATCGCCGGCACCCCCTCAAGTGGTTACCTGTTCAAGACTCAAGCACAGAAGACAAGAAACCGGGGGAACGAAAAGTTAAGAGACATGCTAAAAATAATTGA